A genomic stretch from Malus domestica chromosome 15, GDT2T_hap1 includes:
- the LOC103400560 gene encoding uncharacterized protein, with translation MLDGLLGRGFASKCKSLIKLTKTRIDVIRRKRNATQKFLKKDIADLLTNGLDINAFGRADGLTAELILSSCYDFVERCCDLVLKNLSVMQKESDCPKECKEPVSSLMIAAARFSDLPELRDLRQLFQERYANSLKYFVNQKFVENIASKPPTLEKKVQLLKDIAVEFSINWDSKAFEQRMAKPPPAFTQDKPKTYGPSHVSDDKSKLSTGKSAGPKGEHNLLPTERRFDLNDAQKLHKEKLGIVLKKDDHVPETRHRPFGIEHKSFSAREDTVMENDGHGILFRERQELASHKYEAWNRKEDNHVHQTRHRPLGKEHKSLSASEDTVMEIDGGSLFQERQEVASHKYEAWNRKEDAPPKSVRSDSSSQGKGQERGHERENNVPKRDFHEVLPRVQPSVAGPHVKSNGQGLFADDNYGGKQNDAKLGIKEEEMPKLKPPYNYGVPPPYVKPNAKAKDRKHEVKDGSGSKRITKDPVAYNIAFVDNILRGVSVGSDDEDEKPAATKVNGHDHEKDCAHRDDASSNHIPKPRSSRRRHSRSRSSHNDAGNSQDTEVAIRKTRSRRKDESRRGLQLLFDDEHYKKDEEERRMDELLIHYSKKPSNLDSELSRRKSRSRHTQHAGTGVGESPRHASRDDSEMVPTAVRSVSLPHEHSGPSEAPKVFARAASFQPDRSNPAKHVHPKLPDYEDLAAQFAALRGM, from the exons ATGTTGGACGGGCTGCTGGGCCGTGGATTTGCCTCCAAATG CAAATCGCTGATTAAATTGACGAAGACTCGGATCGACGTGATACGGAGGAAGAGGAACGCGACGCAGAAGTTTCTGAAGAAGGATATCGCTGATCTGCTCACCAATGGCCTTGATATCAATGCTTTCGGAAGG GCTGATGGACTCACAGCGGAGTTGATCCTTTCTTCGTGTTATGATTTCGTTGAGCGATGCTGTGATTTGGTGCTCAAGAATCTTTCAGTTATGCAGAAAGAAAG TGATTGCCCTAAGGAATGTAAGGAGCCTGTGTCATCGCTGATGATTGCTGCCGCAAGGTTCTCTGATTTACCAGAGTTGCGTGACCTTAGGCAACTTTTTCAAGAGAGATACGCAAATTCTCTGAAGTATTTTGTGAATCAAAAG TTTGTTGAGAACATAGCTTCAAAGCCTCCTACACTGGAGAAGAAGGTTCAGTTATTGAAAGACATAGCGGTAGAGTTCTCAATAAATTGGGACTCCAAGGCCTTTGAACAGAGGATGGCAAAACCTCCTCCTGCGTTTACACAG GACAAGCCAAAAACTTACGGGCCTTCCCATGTTAGTGACGATAAAAGCAAATTGTCTACTGGGAAATCTGCAGGCCCAAAAGGAGAACATAATCTTTTACCCACAGAAAGGAGATTTGATCTTAATGATGCTCAGAAATTACACAAGGAGAAGCTCGGTATTGTATTGAAAAAAGATGATCATGTTCCTGAAACTAGGCATAGACCCTTTGGAATAGAACATAAGTCTTTCAGTGCCAGGGAAGATACTGTCATGGAAAATGATGGCCATGGAATTTTGTTCCGGGAAAGGCAAGAATTGGCTTCTCACAAATATGAAGCATGGAATAGAAAGGAGGACAATCACGTTCATCAGACTAGGCATAGACCCTTGGGAAAAGAACACAAGTCTCTCAGTGCCAGTGAAGATACTGTCATGGAAATAGATGGTGGAAGTTTGTTCCAGGAAAGGCAAGAAGTTGCTTCCCACAAATATGAAGCTTGGAATAGAAAGGAGGATGCTCCCCCAAAGTCAGTTAGATCAGACAGTTCATCTCAAGGAAAAGGACAGGAAAGGGGTCACGAGAGGGAGAACAATGTTCCTAAAAGAGACTTCCATGAAGTTTTACCTCGTGTACAGCCAAGTGTTGCTGGACCTCATGTGAAAAGCAACGGTCAAGGCTTATTTGCTGATGACAATTATGGTGGCAAACAAAATGACGCAAAATTAGGAATTAAAGAAGAAGAGATGCCTAAGTTGAAGCCCCCCTACAATTATGGGGTCCCTCCTCCGTATGTGAAACCGAATGCCAAAGCAAAAGATAGAAAACATGAAGTCAAGGATGGTTCTGGCAGCAAGCGCATCACTAAGGATCCTGTAGCGTATAACATAGCCTTTGTTGACAATATACTCAGAGGGGTAAGCGTAGGATCTGATGATGAGGATGAGAAGCCTGCTGCTACAAAAGTTAATGGTCATGATCATGAGAAGGATTGTGCTCATCGGGATGATGCATCTAGCAACCACATACCAAAACCAAGATCTTCTAGGAGGAGACACTCAAGATCACGGTCCTCTCACAATGATGCTGGAAACAGTCAAGATACAGAAGTTGCAATCAGAAAAACAAGAAGCAGGAGAAAGGATGAGTCACGACGAGGTCTGCAACTGTTGTTTGATGACGAGCACTATAAGAAGGATGAAGAAGAGAGGAGAATGGACGAGCTTCTGATTCATTACAGTAAAAAGCCATCTAACTTGGACTCAGAATTGTCAAGAAGAAAGTCGAGAAGTCGTCACACACAGCATGCAGGCACTGGTGTTGGTGAATCCCCAAGACACGCAAGCAGAGATGATTCCGAAATGGTTCCAACAGCAGTAAGATCAGTTTCCCTTCCTCATGAACATAGCGGTCCATCAGAGGCACCCAAAGTATTTGCTCGTGCAGCTTCGTTTCAACCCGACAGGTCCAATCCAGCTAAGCATGTGCATCCCAAGCTACCGGACTACGAAGATTTGGCCGCCCAATTTGCAGCCCTAAGAGGAATGTAA
- the LOC139192262 gene encoding uncharacterized protein: MKGTSKVIMGATLVMKGTSKVIMGATLVMVVTLAIVLGLILVLLAELYCSLLCRRQHKTNSYSNTIADSAAAPTAAPHLPSTQQSQDHPTGPSHSGFLGILRAPRSFLSPPVSSKEEDCAGTKKQHSQLLQVFDIPVQNQEMLQNTSPCHIGIIMSIPSPSISFVTSPRPTPDDKISPSHGANCNEKAGGGSGGGAAEHFVYISNPIYDNEAIGRASGTNTPFQTPDMSPSRMEMGGSSSSSGDEEVAQPTPSGPSNPITTPPLTPMKKLPAEACSVSLRDARSLGTSGSDSNSNNGLSSSSSGSTSTSPSW, from the coding sequence atgAAGGGCACGTCGAAGGTGATAATGGGGGCAACACTGGTGATGAAGGGCACGTCGAAGGTGATAATGGGGGCAACACTGGTGATGGTGGTGACCCTCGCCATTGTCTTAGGCTTGATCTTGGTGCTGCTGGCCGAGCTTTACTGCTCACTCCTCTGCCGCCGCCAGCACAAAACCAACAGCTACTCCAACACCATCGCTGACTCTGCAGCCGCCCCCACAGCCGCTCCTCATCTGCCCTCAACACAGCAGTCTCAAGACCACCCAACCGGCCCTTCTCACAGCGGTTTCTTAGGCATTCTTCGCGCTCCGAGAAGTTTCCTTTCCCCACCGGTTTCTTCGAAAGAAGAAGACTGTGCAGGTACAAAGAAGCAGCACTCTCAGCTCCTCCAAGTTTTCGACATCCCGGTCCAAAACCAAGAAATGCTACAAAACACATCTCCCTGCCATATAGGGATAATTATGTCAATCCCCTCCCCATCAATTTCTTTTGTAACTTCCCCGCGACCAACCCCAGATGACAAAATTAGTCCCAGTCACGGTGCTAATTGTAACGAAAAAGCTGGTGGCGGCAGCGGTGGTGGAGCTGCAGAGCATTTTGTGTACATTTCCAACCCCATTTACGACAACGAAGCGATCGGCAGGGCAAGCGGAACAAACACTCCTTTCCAAACGCCGGACATGTCCCCATCAAGGATGGAAATGGGgggttcttcttcaagctccgGGGACGAAGAGGTTGCGCAACCAACCCCCTCAGGTCCGTCAAACCCAATTACCACGCCTCCTTTGACTCCGATGAAGAAGCTCCCTGCGGAGGCTTGCTCTGTTTCTCTCAGAGATGCAAGGTCTCTAGGCACTTCAGGTAGTGATTCCAATAGTAACAATGgcctctcttcctcctcctctggTTCTACTTCCACTTCTCCTTCATGGTGA
- the LOC103431494 gene encoding ras-related protein RHN1-like isoform X2 encodes MKESNASSIHLAVLLGDMGTGKTSLVLRFVTGKFLEYQESTIGAAFFTQVLSLNEATIKFDIWDTAGQERYHSLAPMYYRGAAAAVVVYDITSMDSFLRAKKWVLEVQRQANPTLIMFLAGNKADLEDKRKVGSEEGEQYAKENGLVFLETSAKTAQNVNELFYEIAKKLAKASPSRQSGIKLHSRSPQNSRRMFCCS; translated from the exons ATGAAGGAGTCAAATGCTTCTTCTATTCACTTAGCT GTACTTCTTGGGGACATGGGAACTGGGAAAACAAGTTTGGTATTGAGATTTGTGACTGGAAAATTTTTGGAGTACCAG GAATCAACAATCGGAGCAGCTTTCTTCACTCAGGTTTTGTCACTAAATGAAGCTACTATCAAATTCGATATATGGGACACCGCCGGCCAGGAACGGTACCACAGCCTGGCTCCAATGTACTACCGCGGTGCTGCTGCAGCTGTTGTGGTGTACGATATCACAAGCATG GATTCATTCCTTCGGGCGAAAAAATGGGTTCTAGAAGTGCAACGACAAG cAAATCCAACCTTAATAATGTTCTTGGCTGGTAACAAGGCTGATTTGGAAGATAAGAGAAAAGTAGGGTCTGAG GAAGGTGAGCAATATGCCAAGGAAAATGGTTTGGTTTTCCTTGAAACATCTGCAAAAACTGCACAGAATGTCAATGAGCTCTTCTATGAAATAG CAAAAAAACTGGCCAAAGCTAGCCCTTCTCGTCAATCTGGGATAAAACTGCATAGCAGATCACCTCAAAACAGCAGGAGAATGTTCTGTTGCTCTTGA
- the LOC103431494 gene encoding ras-related protein RHN1-like isoform X3, with translation MGTGKTSLVLRFVTGKFLEYQESTIGAAFFTQVLSLNEATIKFDIWDTAGQERYHSLAPMYYRGAAAAVVVYDITSMDSFLRAKKWVLEVQRQANPTLIMFLAGNKADLEDKRKVGSEEGEQYAKENGLVFLETSAKTAQNVNELFYEIAKKLAKASPSRQSGIKLHSRSPQNSRRMFCCS, from the exons ATGGGAACTGGGAAAACAAGTTTGGTATTGAGATTTGTGACTGGAAAATTTTTGGAGTACCAG GAATCAACAATCGGAGCAGCTTTCTTCACTCAGGTTTTGTCACTAAATGAAGCTACTATCAAATTCGATATATGGGACACCGCCGGCCAGGAACGGTACCACAGCCTGGCTCCAATGTACTACCGCGGTGCTGCTGCAGCTGTTGTGGTGTACGATATCACAAGCATG GATTCATTCCTTCGGGCGAAAAAATGGGTTCTAGAAGTGCAACGACAAG cAAATCCAACCTTAATAATGTTCTTGGCTGGTAACAAGGCTGATTTGGAAGATAAGAGAAAAGTAGGGTCTGAG GAAGGTGAGCAATATGCCAAGGAAAATGGTTTGGTTTTCCTTGAAACATCTGCAAAAACTGCACAGAATGTCAATGAGCTCTTCTATGAAATAG CAAAAAAACTGGCCAAAGCTAGCCCTTCTCGTCAATCTGGGATAAAACTGCATAGCAGATCACCTCAAAACAGCAGGAGAATGTTCTGTTGCTCTTGA
- the LOC103431494 gene encoding ras-related protein RHN1-like isoform X1 produces the protein MARTGNKNIQAKLVLLGDMGTGKTSLVLRFVTGKFLEYQESTIGAAFFTQVLSLNEATIKFDIWDTAGQERYHSLAPMYYRGAAAAVVVYDITSMDSFLRAKKWVLEVQRQANPTLIMFLAGNKADLEDKRKVGSEEGEQYAKENGLVFLETSAKTAQNVNELFYEIAKKLAKASPSRQSGIKLHSRSPQNSRRMFCCS, from the exons ATGGCGAGAACCGGCAATAAGAATATACAAGCCAAGCTG GTACTTCTTGGGGACATGGGAACTGGGAAAACAAGTTTGGTATTGAGATTTGTGACTGGAAAATTTTTGGAGTACCAG GAATCAACAATCGGAGCAGCTTTCTTCACTCAGGTTTTGTCACTAAATGAAGCTACTATCAAATTCGATATATGGGACACCGCCGGCCAGGAACGGTACCACAGCCTGGCTCCAATGTACTACCGCGGTGCTGCTGCAGCTGTTGTGGTGTACGATATCACAAGCATG GATTCATTCCTTCGGGCGAAAAAATGGGTTCTAGAAGTGCAACGACAAG cAAATCCAACCTTAATAATGTTCTTGGCTGGTAACAAGGCTGATTTGGAAGATAAGAGAAAAGTAGGGTCTGAG GAAGGTGAGCAATATGCCAAGGAAAATGGTTTGGTTTTCCTTGAAACATCTGCAAAAACTGCACAGAATGTCAATGAGCTCTTCTATGAAATAG CAAAAAAACTGGCCAAAGCTAGCCCTTCTCGTCAATCTGGGATAAAACTGCATAGCAGATCACCTCAAAACAGCAGGAGAATGTTCTGTTGCTCTTGA
- the LOC103431495 gene encoding transcription factor IIIA-like isoform X2 — MNLAGESERVERALEKSMDNREADQKVPVFKDIRRYYCEFCGICRFKKTLIASHILNHHKMDMAKEAGGEGEGEKEKCNTCEECGATFKKPAHLKQHIQSHSLERPYVCSVDDCRSSFRRKDHINRHLLQHQGKLFKCPIENCNRGFVCQGNMSRHVKELHSEDGTYVGRGQKQHVCQEIGCGKVFLFASKLRKHESSHVHMDSVEAFCSEAGCMKYFTNDQCLKDHILSCHQHVTCEICGSKKLKRNIKRHLLTHKGGAPSVERIKCSYKGCLHTFSTKSNLTQHVKAVHLEDKPFACSFSGCGMRFAYKHVRDNHEKTGRHFYAYGDFVEADEQFQSRPRGGRKRKCPTIGMLLRKRVTPPAQLGLEPEYLSWLLSQDAEDEN; from the exons ATGAATTTGGCgggtgagagtgagagagtcgaGAGAGCGTTGGAGAAATCAATGGATAACAGAGAAGCAGATCAGAAAGTGCCAGTTTTCAAGGACATAAGGCGATATTACTGTGAATTCTGCGGGATCTGCCGCTTCAAAAAGACTCTGATCGCTTCTCACATCCTCAATCACCACAAG ATGGATATGGCAAAAGAGGCTGGTGGGGAAGGGGAAGGAGAGAAGGAAAAATGTAATACTTGCGAAGAATGTGGTGCTACTTTCAAAAAACCTGCACATTTGAAGCAACACATTCAAAGCCACTCCCTTGAG AGGCCATATGTTTGTTCGGTGGATGATTGCCGTTCCAGCTTCAGAAGAAAAGACCACATAAATCGCCACCTTCTTCAGCACCAAGGGAAACTCTTTAAGTGTCCAATTGAGAACTGTAATCGTGGATTTGTTTGCCAAGGTAACATGAGCAGGCATGTTAAAGAACTTCATAGTGAGGATGGCACCTATGTTGGAAGAGGTCAGAAGCAGCATGTGTGCCAGGAAATTGGTTGTGGAAAGGTGTTTTTATTTGCTTCGAAGTTGCGGAAGCATGAGAGTTCTCATG TTCATATGGATTCAGTGGAGGCATTCTGCTCTGAAGCAGGTTGTATGAAATATTTTACCAATGACCAATGCCTCAAGGACCATATCCTGTCCTGCCACCAACACGTTACGTGTGAGATATGTGGTTCCAAAAAGTTGAAAAGGAACATCAAAAGGCATCTACTCACCCATAAAGGAGGAGCGCCTTCAGTTGAGAGAATTAAATGCAGTTACAAGGGTTGTCTTCACACATTTTCGACT AAATCAAATCTCACTCAACATGTCAAGGCTGTACACCTTGAAGATAAACCTTTTGCCTGTAGCTTTTCGGGGTGTGGCATGAGATTTGCATACAAGCATGTGAGGGATAACCATGAGAAGACTGGACGCCATTTTTATGCCTAT GGGGATTTCGTAGAGGCTGATGAACAATTCCAGTCAAGGCCAAGGGGCGGCCGTAAGAGGAAGTGTCCCACCATAGGAATGCTCTTACGAAAACGGGTGACTCCACCGGCTCAGTTGGGCCTGGAGCCTGAGTACCTCTCCTGGTTGCTCTCACAAGACGCGGAGGATGAGAATTGA
- the LOC103431495 gene encoding transcription factor IIIA-like isoform X1: MNLAGESERVERALEKSMDNREADQKVPVFKDIRRYYCEFCGICRFKKTLIASHILNHHKQMDMAKEAGGEGEGEKEKCNTCEECGATFKKPAHLKQHIQSHSLERPYVCSVDDCRSSFRRKDHINRHLLQHQGKLFKCPIENCNRGFVCQGNMSRHVKELHSEDGTYVGRGQKQHVCQEIGCGKVFLFASKLRKHESSHVHMDSVEAFCSEAGCMKYFTNDQCLKDHILSCHQHVTCEICGSKKLKRNIKRHLLTHKGGAPSVERIKCSYKGCLHTFSTKSNLTQHVKAVHLEDKPFACSFSGCGMRFAYKHVRDNHEKTGRHFYAYGDFVEADEQFQSRPRGGRKRKCPTIGMLLRKRVTPPAQLGLEPEYLSWLLSQDAEDEN, encoded by the exons ATGAATTTGGCgggtgagagtgagagagtcgaGAGAGCGTTGGAGAAATCAATGGATAACAGAGAAGCAGATCAGAAAGTGCCAGTTTTCAAGGACATAAGGCGATATTACTGTGAATTCTGCGGGATCTGCCGCTTCAAAAAGACTCTGATCGCTTCTCACATCCTCAATCACCACAAG CAGATGGATATGGCAAAAGAGGCTGGTGGGGAAGGGGAAGGAGAGAAGGAAAAATGTAATACTTGCGAAGAATGTGGTGCTACTTTCAAAAAACCTGCACATTTGAAGCAACACATTCAAAGCCACTCCCTTGAG AGGCCATATGTTTGTTCGGTGGATGATTGCCGTTCCAGCTTCAGAAGAAAAGACCACATAAATCGCCACCTTCTTCAGCACCAAGGGAAACTCTTTAAGTGTCCAATTGAGAACTGTAATCGTGGATTTGTTTGCCAAGGTAACATGAGCAGGCATGTTAAAGAACTTCATAGTGAGGATGGCACCTATGTTGGAAGAGGTCAGAAGCAGCATGTGTGCCAGGAAATTGGTTGTGGAAAGGTGTTTTTATTTGCTTCGAAGTTGCGGAAGCATGAGAGTTCTCATG TTCATATGGATTCAGTGGAGGCATTCTGCTCTGAAGCAGGTTGTATGAAATATTTTACCAATGACCAATGCCTCAAGGACCATATCCTGTCCTGCCACCAACACGTTACGTGTGAGATATGTGGTTCCAAAAAGTTGAAAAGGAACATCAAAAGGCATCTACTCACCCATAAAGGAGGAGCGCCTTCAGTTGAGAGAATTAAATGCAGTTACAAGGGTTGTCTTCACACATTTTCGACT AAATCAAATCTCACTCAACATGTCAAGGCTGTACACCTTGAAGATAAACCTTTTGCCTGTAGCTTTTCGGGGTGTGGCATGAGATTTGCATACAAGCATGTGAGGGATAACCATGAGAAGACTGGACGCCATTTTTATGCCTAT GGGGATTTCGTAGAGGCTGATGAACAATTCCAGTCAAGGCCAAGGGGCGGCCGTAAGAGGAAGTGTCCCACCATAGGAATGCTCTTACGAAAACGGGTGACTCCACCGGCTCAGTTGGGCCTGGAGCCTGAGTACCTCTCCTGGTTGCTCTCACAAGACGCGGAGGATGAGAATTGA
- the LOC103431495 gene encoding transcription factor IIIA-like isoform X3, protein MREVFDLNGPVSGGRPPVKLHQASLSHVPFSLRNQHFNEVSIGQREALDPNQELQNARAFDLNGPVTGGRPPVKLHQASLNHRPYVCSVDDCRSSFRRKDHINRHLLQHQGKLFKCPIENCNRGFVCQGNMSRHVKELHSEDGTYVGRGQKQHVCQEIGCGKVFLFASKLRKHESSHVHMDSVEAFCSEAGCMKYFTNDQCLKDHILSCHQHVTCEICGSKKLKRNIKRHLLTHKGGAPSVERIKCSYKGCLHTFSTKSNLTQHVKAVHLEDKPFACSFSGCGMRFAYKHVRDNHEKTGRHFYAYGDFVEADEQFQSRPRGGRKRKCPTIGMLLRKRVTPPAQLGLEPEYLSWLLSQDAEDEN, encoded by the exons ATGCGAGAGGTTTTTGACTTGAATGGACCAGTATCAGGTGGGAGACCTCCTGTGAAGCTCCATCAAGCGAGCCTCAGTCACGTACCTTTCAGTTTGAG GAATCAACATTTTAATGAAGTATCCATTGGACAACGTGAAGCATTGGATCCCAATCAAGAACTCCAAAATGCGAGAGCGTTTGACTTGAATGGACCAGTAACAGGTGGGAGACCTCCTGTGAAGCTCCATCAAGCGAGCCTCAATCAC AGGCCATATGTTTGTTCGGTGGATGATTGCCGTTCCAGCTTCAGAAGAAAAGACCACATAAATCGCCACCTTCTTCAGCACCAAGGGAAACTCTTTAAGTGTCCAATTGAGAACTGTAATCGTGGATTTGTTTGCCAAGGTAACATGAGCAGGCATGTTAAAGAACTTCATAGTGAGGATGGCACCTATGTTGGAAGAGGTCAGAAGCAGCATGTGTGCCAGGAAATTGGTTGTGGAAAGGTGTTTTTATTTGCTTCGAAGTTGCGGAAGCATGAGAGTTCTCATG TTCATATGGATTCAGTGGAGGCATTCTGCTCTGAAGCAGGTTGTATGAAATATTTTACCAATGACCAATGCCTCAAGGACCATATCCTGTCCTGCCACCAACACGTTACGTGTGAGATATGTGGTTCCAAAAAGTTGAAAAGGAACATCAAAAGGCATCTACTCACCCATAAAGGAGGAGCGCCTTCAGTTGAGAGAATTAAATGCAGTTACAAGGGTTGTCTTCACACATTTTCGACT AAATCAAATCTCACTCAACATGTCAAGGCTGTACACCTTGAAGATAAACCTTTTGCCTGTAGCTTTTCGGGGTGTGGCATGAGATTTGCATACAAGCATGTGAGGGATAACCATGAGAAGACTGGACGCCATTTTTATGCCTAT GGGGATTTCGTAGAGGCTGATGAACAATTCCAGTCAAGGCCAAGGGGCGGCCGTAAGAGGAAGTGTCCCACCATAGGAATGCTCTTACGAAAACGGGTGACTCCACCGGCTCAGTTGGGCCTGGAGCCTGAGTACCTCTCCTGGTTGCTCTCACAAGACGCGGAGGATGAGAATTGA